From Armatimonadota bacterium:
GGCAAGTTTGTAGAGGTCCAGGGCACCGCCGAAAGCGAACCTTTCAGCGCAGAAACTCTTGGCAAAATGCTCGCACTGGGCAAGAAGGGCATTCTCAACCTAATCGACCTCCAGAAGCAAGTGCTCTCGGAAGGCGTCTAGCCCATATTCTCGAGCATAAAGGCACGGTTGTGACCCACCATTTCTCGGTCCCAATCGTGCCCTCCGGGGTATTCAACAAGCCTTTTCGCATCGCCCGGAATAGCATCGAAGATCGCCTTCACAGCTTCCGGACGGCAAGCAGGATCCTTTAACCCGTAGCTCACCAGCGCTGGGACTTTCACCCGGGTTGCGACATTCATCGTGTCGTAATAAGAAAGTGTGTGCATCACCCGCTCCCGCCCAAGCGGCGCGTCGTCCATCACATCCACCAGCTCTTTCAGTGGGTAGCGGTATGCATTTCGGCTCAGGGCAAATCGCATCGCACCCAGGAACGGCATGTCCGCACAAACACAGCGCACGATCGGCGAGAAAGCCCCAGCCCACAGCGAAAGTCCGGCTCCCTGGCTCATCCCACTCACGGCAATTCGGTCTTCGTCAGCCTCGCTTTGGGCTTGCAAAATCCTGAGCGCGACCAGAACATGTTGAATCAGGGTTCTAAAAATCCAGGTTCCTGGTTCCAGCGCGCCTTGACCGAAGTACCCGCGATGAACGACGTACTTTTCTTGGTGAAATGCGCCCAGGCCGTGTAGGTTCAAAGACAGGCTAACCAGGCCTTCCCTTGTGCCGTATTCGTTCGGCAAAAGACTCTCGCGGCCGTAAGGAGGCACCCAGACAAACGCGGGCGACCGACGAGCTCCTTCGGGATAGGCGATCCAACCTTCGAGCATCAATTCTTGCCCGCCACGAAACGAGATCCGGTCTACAAGGTGGGTGCTCGTGTCGTGTTCTGGGGCACGTTCACGCCGAAAATAGAGCGGAACACCGTGGGCTTCCGCCAAAATCTCCGCCCAAAACTCATCGAAATCGTCTGGGACGTAAGGCTGAAACTCAGTCACTTACTTTGGAACGCCAACGGATCGTTGAAGAGCGTCGACGTGCAAGCCGGTGGTCATCAGCCAGGCGGTTGCGCGCTGGATCATCTCGACCGGACCCGTCAATTGCAGGTGAACCCAGCCAAAATCGGGCTCAATGCTGGCCTTCACCAAATTCACTTCAACGTCGAACTCCCGGCACAACCGGCAAAGCCAGGGTTGGGTCACTTGCTCGCCTCGAGCGGTCAATTGAATATCAACAGTCGTCATCAGTTAGAGTCCAAGAATTCCAGTTTACCCACGCGATTGTAGCCCTGCCGATTGTGTTAAAATCGAACCTATGAAACGGTCAATTTTGGGCGGTCTCGGGCTCGCTTGCCTGATTTTTGCGGCAGGCTGTAGCCAACGAAGCCTGGTTGGAAACTGGGAATTGGGCAGTCTTGAAGTGCTTCCCGGCGCCAGCGCAATGATGACCTTTAACCAAGACGGCACCGCCAAAATGACTATTTTCGCCGCAAAAACTGGCCTCGGCGCAAACATTTCGATTGAAGCCGACGGAAAGTACACCCTCGAAGGCGACAAGCTGACCGTCACGATGGATAAGGTCGGGATCAACGGAATTCCTGCCGTTCTGAAGCCTTCCGTCGAGCCGCGCATCAATGATGAGATGAAAAAGCCTCAGGTGTACACGATGGTTTGGAAATCAGACAACGAAATTGAACTGAAGGCTGATGGCGACCGACTCACGACCATCACTCGGATGAAACCAGGGCAAACCTTGACTGGCGCGGAATCTGGCACCAACCAATGAGCTTTAGGCGCATTGCCATCATCATGGCCGGTGGATCGGGCGAACGATTCTGGCCGGTTTCTCGGCGAGAACACCCGAAGCAACTTCTTAAACTGGCAGACCCAGACAAGTCATTGCTCCAACAAACCATCGACCGAATTTCCGGCTTAGTTCGTAGCGAAGACATTTACATCGCCACTGCCCCGCATCTCGCCAAGCCAATCAAGGACGCCATGCCGAATTTGGGAGAGGATCAGATCCTTGCTGAACCCCATAAGCGCAACACTGGCGGGTGCCTAGTCTGGGTTGCCGCGAACTTACTCGCCAAGGGTGCCGATCCAGATTCGACCAGCATGGCGATTCTGGCCGCTGATCACCGAGTGACTCCGGATACCGAGTTCTGCCGAACGGTAGACGCCGCTTTGATCACAGCGGAAACTTCTGGCGGACTGGTTACCGTGGGTATTCCCCCAACCCGCCCTGAAACGGGCTACGGCTACATCGAACAATCCGATTCTCCTCCAGCCATGCCGCGCGAGGTTCCCGTGTTCTCGGTTTCCAGATTTCGAGAAAAGCCGGATATCGAATCCGCAAAGCAGTTTGTCGCTTCCGGCAAGTTCTTCTGGAACAGCGGAACCTTCTATTGGACTCTGAGGGCCTTCCTCACCAACCTAGAGAAGCACTCACCGGAGCTTTACGCCGGAATACACAGCATCGCAGACGCCCTGCACGGTGGCGATATCGCAGCTGCAGACCAACTCTTCGCCAGCTTGCCCAACCTCAGCATCGACTACGCGCTGATGGAAAAGGCAGAAAGCGTCTACGTCGCTCGAGCAACGTTTGAATGGGATGACGTTGGAGCCTGGGATGCGGTCGAACGCGCGATGCCACTCGATGAATCCAAGAACGTTAGCATCGGTGAAAATCTACTGATCGACACGTCTGGGAGCATCGTTTTGAACTACTCCGGCAAGGCCGTGACCTGCGCTGTTGGCCTCGAAGATATCACGATAGTGGTCACCGATGACGCGATAATGGTGTGCCCAAAACACAAAGTTCAAGACGTCAAAAAGATCGTCGAAAAGCTTAAAGAAACCCGTCCTAATCTCACTTAAAATATCGTTGAAGTGATTAGCAGGAAATGCGCGTCTTAAGGTTGAACAAATAGGTTCAAACGCGCTATGAATTTTCTTGCAAATCTGCAGTCGTTGGCACTCACGCTTCTGGTGGTTGGGGCAGCCATTTTGGCGGTCGAGTTTACATCCAAAACCGAACGTCCAAAATGGGTGCTATGGCCGATTGGGGCGGTCGTTGTTGCGTTCATCCTTGGCTTCATCCCAGCGGTCAAATCTGCCGGTTTCGATGCGGCCACACCTCTCGCCCTGGCGGTAGGTCTGATCATTTCAATCGCAACGCAAATCTTCAGTCCACGCTTGCGGGCATTTGGCGCGGCATCACTTGGAACCGGATCGTTGTTGTTAATCACCCAGGCTCAGGTTCCGGCCACTCCATTTGCAGTGTGGATGGCGATGGCCGCAGGACTCGCGTTTGGCGAAATCCTCTGTAACTCCGAAACTTCATTTAGCGCTCTTCTCGTCATCGCCGCCGGATGTTGCCAGGCTGCAAGCGTCACCCAGCTAGGGGGAATCCATCCTGCACCGGGCGCCCTTCTTGTTCTATGCGCCGGAATTCCGCTGCTCCTCACCGCGGAATCAGGCAAAGCAAAACCAGTCCTACAACTCGTTGCGGCAGGACTTGTTGCCGCACTGCTTTACGTTGGTTCAAACCAGATTTTGAAGTTCCCTGCTATCGGCATCGCGGGCGCAATCGGTGTTATCGCCATGCTGGCGACGATCTGGGCGACGCCGGTTCTTCCCTCGAAGGCATGGAGTTTTGGCTCAGCACTTCTGTGGTTGACCGCCGGAGTGATCGCAATGTCCGACGGAAAATCCATCGGGCTTGGCGCAGTGATTGTCGCGGGCCTCGCCGTCGCATCGATTTTTGGCAAGAGCAACTCCGCAATCGCCATTCTTCCGGTCACCGCGATGCTGATTCTCCGCGGGGTGGCCAATTCCTTCCCAGAAGTCACCCGAGCGCTCGATTTGAGTCAACACTACGCTGTTGTCGGGCTACTCCTTGGTGTCCTTGCCGTGGTTGCGGCCTCCCAGCTCAAGCAGATTCGAACCGAAGCCGGCATCGTCGCCACACTCGGCGCATCGGTTGCAACGGCAATGTCGCCCATCCTCCTGGGCGCCAAGGGAATTCCGGGATTGCTTCTTGGACTCTGCATCGCTCCACTTTTCGTTGAAATGGATGAACATTCCAGCGTCAACGTGTCACTCACGATTGGAAGTGCAATCTTGTTCACAGTATCCGTTCTCAGCGACAAACTCGATATCACTCGTGCCGAAAAGCTTGGGATGCTCACAGGTTCCCTGATTTTCCTTGCGATTATGGTCGTAGTCTGCTTCCTCCTCGTGCGTCAAAAACCTGCTGCTCAATCTGCGGTGAATCCTGAATGAAACTCTTTTCCATTTTTCGATCCGGCGGCCTGATGGCCTTGCTGGTGTTTGTTGGCCTCATCTGCACCTTTTTGGCTTATGGCGTGACCACTGAAATCCCCACTGGTGGGGTCATTGGCACCGTCACCATGAAGGAAAATGGCAAAGTGCTGCCCAATGTCGGGGTGATCTTGCGTCCGGTGGTGAAGGATCCAGAGCAGGAAGCGCAATCGAAGGTTCACTTCATGCGGACCGACGCCACTGGCAAATTCGCATTTCGCAACGTTCCAGCTGGGGTCTACAGCGTCGAAGTCTCAGCCACTGCCCACACGTTGGATGAAAAGAAGATCGTCGTCAATGAAGGCAAGACCCAAACACTTAACCTCGCCCTAGATCCGATCGAACCGTATCTCACGATTTACACGAGTCAAAAGGTCTTCACTCCAAAAGAGGACCCCAACATCCAGATTCACGGATTTGTTAAGGAAAAGAGTCTTAAAGTTAAGCTTTACTCCGTGCCAATCGAGACAATTCTCAAGACTCGCAACTGGTACGAACTGTTCCGCCCTTACAACAACGTTAACTCCTTTGCCGAACTCGAAAAGAACCTGCCGAACGCAAAGGCTGTACAAGAATTCGATTGGAAAATTGAACCAAACGATGCTGAAGGCACTTTCAAGAAGACTCTCGCCACTCCGAAGCTCGCTCCTGGCATCTACTGGATGCGGCTCGAATCGGGCAAGGCGCAGCGAAGCACCTTCTTGATGGTCAGCGAGATCGGCATGGTCGCAAAGGTGGCCAAGGGCAAGCTCGATGCGTTTGTTTCGAACATCGTCACTGGCGAACCGATTCCAGGTGCCAAGCTGACTTACTCCTTCGGAGAATCAGCAACCGAGATCGCAACATCGGATTCAACCGGCCAAGCAAAAGCCGACGTCAAGATTCCGGGAGTTGAGCAAAGCATTGATAGCGCGGTGATCGCCGAGTACAAAGGCAGCCACGCGATCATCACCTTCAGCGATTACGGCTACCGGCCGGATGGCGCGAAGATTCTCATTTACACCGATCGACCGGTTTATCGCCCAGGCGATGAAGTGCAATTCAAAGCCATCGTCCGAGAACCAAATGGCTATCGCTACAAACTTCCTGCCGCGACCAACGCTCAGGTTAGGGTGCTGGATTACACCGACCGAGTACTGGAAGAATTCACCGCGCCGATCAACAACTTCGGAACTCTCAATGGCAAGTTCAACCTGCCCAAGTACAGCACACAAAGCGTCACCATCGAAGTGACCATCGGCGATGCGGCCGAGCGGCAATGGGTCAACATTCAGAGCTACCGAAAGCCAGAATTCAAGATCACCGTTGAACCCAAGAAGGGCTACTTCATTCGTGGCGATGTGGCCCAATTCACCGTCAAATGCGAGTATTTCTTCGGCGGCCCGGTGGTCGGCGCGAAGATCGATGCGACGTTCTTCAAATCGCCGCTTTGGAGTTGGGTCGATCCTGACACTGGCGAAGAAGAATCTAGCGGAGGCTACGGCGAGGACTATCTAGGCGATCAATCCACAGTCACCGACCAGAACGGTGAAGCTACCGTGACCTTCAATACTGCTGATATCAAATTCAGTCAGTGGGATGACATCGACCAAGAACTCTCCGTCCAGATTTCTGGCTCAGAAGGCGATGATCGCTATTTCGATGGTCAAGGAAGCGTCAAGCTAGTTCGCGGCGATTACAACCTCGTCATCGATCAAGAAAGCTATGTCGTCCGGCCAGGCGAGGATGCCAATTTTGAGGTCACGCTGAGTTCAAATGACCCCAAGAGCACCGAGTCTTGGGCTGGAAAGCAGATCGAAGTCGAGTCCGGATTCGAAATTTGGAACGGCAAGGATTCTAGCTTCCACCCGGAATCGAAGCAAGTCGTCACTGTCGACAAAGACGGCAAGGCGAAGTTCACCTTCAAACCTGGTGGAACTGGCGACTACCGAGTCAAAGCACGAATCTCGGATTCCCGAGGCAACCTGATCCAAAGCAGTGCGTGGGTTTGGTGCTGGGCTCAGGGCCAATCGTGGGAATCCCCGAGTTCCAACCTCACCTTGTTGCTAGACAAGAAGACTTACAAGCCAGGCGACGACGCCAAAGTCCTCGTCAGGAGTGGTCAAAAGTCTGGCTCGGTTTGGGTCACCGTCGAAACGGACCGGGTCACGCTCACCAAGGTGGTCAAACTCAGCGAAGGCATCGGCGAGTTCACCTTCCCCGTCACCGACGATCTGAAGCCGAACGCGTTCGTAACAGTCTCGTCGATCTACGAGAAGAAGTTCACCGACGCGCGCCGAAAGTTGAAGATCGACCGTTCCGACGAATCGATCAACATCGCCATCAAGCCGAGTAAGGCGAAACTCCAACCTGGCGAGACGGTCAAATACGACCTCACCACCACAGACATCAACGGCAATCCCGTTTCTGCAGACCTGTCCCTGAGCATTGTGGACGAAGCGATCTACGCCATCGCAAGCGACACGTTGAACCTGATGGACGAGTTCTATCCAGAGCGATACAGCCAGGTCGGCACCTACAACTCCTTCCCCGAGGTGTATCTCGACGGTGGAGACAAGGCAGAGTCAAAAATGTCTGGAGAGGCAAGAATTCGGACAGATTTCCGCGATACCGCTGGATGGTTTGCTTCGATTCAAACCGACAGCAGTGGCAGGGCCACCGTTGATCTCAAACTGCCGGACAACCTCACTTCTTGGAGGGCTACTGCTGTAGGACTGACCTCGGACACCAAGGTGGGCAAATCAGCCTTCAACGTCACGGTCGCGAAGGACCTGATGGTTCGGTTCAGCGCGCCGCAGTATTTCACTCAAGGCGACAAGGCCATCGTCACGGCGAACGTGAACAGCAGCACCGATGCGGCCCAAGACGTTGAAGTCAAGCTACAAGCGGAAGGCTGCAACGTTATTGGCGAATCAACAAAGAAGGTCACCGTTTCACCAAACGGTAGCCAGCAAGTTCAATTCGAAATCGAGTGCAAGCAGTTTGGATCGGCATCATTTTTGGTTCAGGCCAAGAGTGCCCAACATCAAGATGGACTTCGTGTCAGCGTCCCGATCAAGGTTCACGGCCGAGTCAAACCAATGGCTCTAGTCGGTAAGGCAACTTCCGATACATCGCTTGAAATCAGTCGAGGAGATCTTGCGGAAGGAAACTTCTCCATTCGAATCAGCCCCAGCTACCGCAGCTTGCTCGATGCTTCGATCACGCGGTTGATGGACTATCCGTTCGGATGCGCAGAGCAGACTCTCAACAAGTTCCTCGGCCCCGCCGAGTACATGCAGACGATGCAGACCCTCGGCACACCGCTCTCCAGCGAGATGCGCGAGAATATCGCTCAATCCACGGAGAAAGGACTCCAGCGGCTGTACACGATGCAGTCCTCTTACGGCGGATGGGCGTGGTACCAAAATGGCGAACCCGATAAGCACATCACGGCAATCGTGCTCGAAGGTTTGGGCCGGATGCGTCAACTCGGATTCGCTGTCGATGGAGTGATCCTGGACAACGGTCGTGCTTGGGCGGTTCGAACTTTGAGCGCGAAGCCTGCCAAGAACGAATACATGATCGACCGCTACATGTTGGCGGCGGCAGTATTGACTCTCGGCCCGGATGCCACTGCTGAGGCTAGCTTGCCAGCTCGCTGGAAGCCCGAGCACCCAACTTACTTGGTTGCAGCTGCTCTCCGAGGCTATGTGGCGATCGGCAACACGGCTAAGGCAACCGCCGCTTCCGAAGAGCTTTGGCGACGCGCCCAGGTTCGCGAAACCGTCATTCGGTGGCCGTCCACTTTGGGTTCTTACGATTCCGCCAGCACGATTCTCGCTCTGTTGCAATATGGCGTCAGCGCCGAGCAGTTCGAGAAAATGATGCAAGGTCTATCGGAAACTCAATACGGCGGAATGTGGTCGAGCACTCTCGATTCAGGTCTTGCCGTTCGAGCGATGTGCGCATCGCTCGCCAAGTTCCCCGAGCAGCCAATCACTGAACCCGTCGAAGTGTTGGTCAACGGAAAATCGCGTGGCACTCTAAAACCGGGCGATTCAGTCTTCGCTTACACCAATGAAATGGATGAGTTGAAGCCTGGCAAGAACACGGTCGAACTTAAAGTAGCGTCCGGTGTCGTTCGATATGCAATCACTTGGTCGGATACCAAGTTCGAAAACAAACTTGAGGCAATTCCGGCTCAAGGCATCACAGTCAATCGAACGTTCCACGCGCTCACGACTGAGCGGTCAAATGATGGAAGCCTCAGCCTGGTGCCTACCAAGTCGCCAAGCACCCAGTTCACTCCTGGCCAGCCCGTCCGCTGCATCGCCAAGGTGAACAGCAAGAAGGCGTTGTCCTACGCAATGGTGCTGATCCCGCTTCCGGCAGGATTGAAGTCAGCAGAGCGCCTCGACATCGAAGACTGGACTTATTGGTTCGATATGGTAGATGTGTTCGATGACCGAATCGCGATCTATGTTCGCGATATTCCAAAGGGCGAAACAACCTTCGACTTCAACTTGCGTGCTGAAACACAAGGCTCGACCAAGTGTCTCCCTGCGCAAGTGTTCGAAATGTACTCGCCAGAAATGTCAGCCAGTTCATCCGGAGCCACTATCGAGGTTCGGAAGTGAAGCTGGCTCTGACTGGGTTGTTGACGACAGTGGGTCTGGGCGGCGCGATAGCGGTGCTCCAGACCCCAGGGGAAACGGACCTCGGCGCGTACTCCACTACACTCAAGGGTCGAAACAGCAATCAGCGCCAGAACGCAATTCGGGCTCTCGAAGAGCTGAATGGTAAGGTCATCGCTCCGGGCGCGGAGTTTAGCTTCAACCAAACCGTTAAGGGCTGGACTCGCGACGTCGGCTACAAGCTCGCTCCCGTAAGCTACAACGGTCAGTTAGTGGATAGCTGGGGCGGTGGGGTCTGCCAGACGAGCACGACGCTTTACAATGCTGCGCTTCTCGCTGGATTGGAAGTGACCGAGCGCAATCGTCACCGGTTCATGCCAAGCTACGTGCCGCCAGGGCGAGACGCCGCCGTCGCCTTTGAGAACATCGATCTACGATTCCGAAACACGTATCCTTTTCCGATTCGGATTCTCGGATCAGTTCAAGGTGAACGCCTCATCATCAAACTCTCTGGCTCGGGCAAGGCGGTCACTCCACTCAGCGTGTCCAACGAAGTCCGAGACATTCGAGAGAAGTCCACACACGTTTATCGCGGGACGAAAGACCGAATTCGAAACTCCGGCAAGACAGGCTTTGAAGTGTGGGTTTATCGCAACTGGGCAGATCGGCGAGAGCTGATCAGCACCGATGATTACCCTGCGATGGATGCGGTGATAGAAAAGTCCCGGTAATCCTAACATCTTGGCATCTTGCACGTCTATGGAACGGTAAGCACGGGTCAACGCGCATGTTTGGAACGGTACAGAAATTTCGAATCAGCTTTGTTAGTGTGCTAGCCGTATTGGGTTGCATGAGTTTTGCGCAAACTCCTGGTGCGACCGTACAGGCAGGGATCGATGCGGCCATTGCGGCGGGTCAAACCACTTACCGACTGCCCGCAGGTCAAATCAGCCTCACTGAGAGTATCGTGATTCCGGCTGGTACCAAGAATCTGACCATCTTGGGCGCCTCTGGCACTCGGCTCGTCCGAACCAATACGGCCGATTATCCACTGATCCGAATCGGAGACGGATCGCCATATGGCTACGATAACAGTTCATTCTCCAGGTACTCGAGCTTCGCGGCAAACCCAGCCGCTGAGGGTGACACGACGATCACCACGACTGGCATTCCTCCGACTCAAACGGGTTGGTACGCGATCATCGGAACCCACTCTTTGAACGATATCGTGACCCACTCCAATGGCGTTCAGACCTATTGGTTCAAGCGCGAGCTTATTCGGGTCACTGGAATCAATGGCAATGTCCTGACCATCGATCAGCCTTTAGGTCGGGATTTTGGCAATCCAGAATTGAGACTCGTGAGCCCAGATGGGGCCATTCCGTCGAATCGGTTCGTGGCCGAAAACATCACCCTTCGGGACTTCTCAATCGCTGGTCGATCAACGGTCAACAATGGGATGGTGCAAAAGGCTGTGGTCGCTTGCATGGTCCAGAACTTGACTCTTGATGATCTCACCATCACCGGTTTCGTCAATACTGCGGTCAGCGTTCAGTTCGGCAAGGGCATCACGGCTACGAAGCTTCGAATCTCGGACGGCAATCTCAGCTCTCTCGGCTACGGGCTTGAATTCATGGGCACCCGAATGGTCACGGTGCGCAACTGCACTTTCAGCACGATTCGATGCGGCACGATTTTCCAAAGCGGCAATATGGACGCTTTGATCGAAGATGTTGTCGCAACAAGCAACGTCGTTACTGGCCTCGACGGCGGTCACGGAACGGGTGACAAGCGCATCACTTTCCGGCGATGCCTCGCAACCAACTTCAATGTCGCGAATCCTTCTTATCGACGAGGCACTTCAGACGTCACCATCGAAGACTGCACCGCTCTGGACGGCTTCAGCATTTATGGCGGCGCCAAGAATGTCGTGATCCGCGGCATGTATCCGGGCCAGACCATGACTGGAACTGTGATCCGCATGTTCACCGACTCTGGCGGCTCCGGCGTTCCACAGGGCCTTAGCTATGTCGAGTCACTCACACTGGAGAACGGTGCCACCGTACGAGGAGTTCTGGATGGCGTAAACACCCAGCTGCTGTCGATCACCAACACACCACCCGCGCTCGGCACGCTGACCATTCGAAATTGGTCGTTCAAGAATACGGTTTCCAATACTGGTGCAGCACTATTTTTGAACAGCACCAGCATCCCTTCAAATGTGATCGTCGAGAACAGCCGGCTTGAGAACACCTACCTTTATAGTGCACCGATCCTAATCAACAGTACGACTGGAGCAGGGCGATTCAACCTGGTTCTCAAGAATAATCGCTTCGTCACCACCGGGAGACATGCTCTGATGATCATGAATGCGGCTAACGTTGCAGTTGCTGACGAAAATGGCAACACCTATAATGGTGCACAGCTTCAGAACACTCAGGTCTATGGTGCATTTCAGGTCGGAATGCGCCCCTGAGAAAATTATCACTATTTAGTCGCAATCCTACTAACACTTTCAGGAAATTTAAGACAAAATACGAGGGACTGGCAGATTGTCAGGTTCCTCGTTTTTTTGCATTTTTGCTATGAGCGCAGCCCTCTCAATGAATATGAAGTTTTCTACAGGCATTTTGCTTGGCATGGCTCTGATCAAAGTGGCCGGAGCACAAGCATACGCCGATGGCAATGTCATACAAGCCCAACTCAATGCGGCATTGTCGAGCGGCATGCCATTTTTTGTACTCCCGAACACCACGATCACGCTGAAGAGTTCGCTGACAATCCCGAGCACCGCGCGCGACTTTACGTTGATCGGCGGGGATAATACAAAGCTGATTCGCTCTTCTGCTGCGGACTTCCCGCTCTTGTTAATTGGAAATCAAAACACATTCGCTTTTTCAAATACTCCGTTTGCAGCGTTCCAAAAATTCAACATCCAGCCAGCTTCAGAAGGGGCGAGCACACTGCAACTCAGTTCGGCCACGACATGCCCTCCTGGTACCTACGCCATCGTTGGGGCGCATCCGACAAATGATATCGTTCGCCACTCGAACGGCATCACGACCTTCCAATTTAAGCGCGAACTCATCAAAGTAACTGGGCAATCCGGAACAACTTTGACTCTGGCCGAGCCAATAGGGCGGGCATTCGACACTCCCGAACTCTATTTGATCGAGGCAGATTCTGCGCCGAGTTCTCAGTGGCAGATCGCAACTCGAATCCGTGTGATCAACGTTGCAATGGACGGGCGATTGGGAGATATCACCGATGGCCGCGCGGCTATCAGCAAATTGAATCGCGTCTCAAAAGCGTTCGTAGTAGGACTCGCGCAAGACATCAATATCGATAATGTTAGAGTTAAGGGATTCAGCAATTCCGGCATCAACGTGATGATGAGCAAGCGGGTCACAATCCAGAACGCAACGATCTCGGAGGGAAACACCAAGGACCTTGGTTATGGCATCGAATTCGCTGCTACTCGGTTTACTTCGACCTACAACTCGACGATGCAGGACATGCAGGTTGGCATAATTTTCCAATCAGGCGCCATGGATGGCTATGTTTCGAACTGTGCGATTCCTCCAGGGCGAGGGTCTTTCGACGTCAGCCACGGTTGCGGCGAAAAACGGATCACCTACGAAAATTGCACCGCCGACAAGTTCAAGTTCGGAAACTCCAGCTACCGGCGCGGAGGCAAGGATCTCAGAATCATCAACTGCAGCGCGTTTAAGGATCTTGTCATCAACTCCAACGCCGAAGATGTCCTGATTAGAGGTTATCACCCATCCGAACCGATCACGGCTCAGCGGATTCTGATTTTTACAAACCAAGATGGCTTCGGGATTCCAACAGGACCAATCGGACCGATTTCACTGCGGACGGAACAAGCGATCATAAGCAACTACGAGCTCCCCGGCAAGACGCTGGAATTCATCAACGATGTCGCGACGACTCCTTCTAAGCTAGGTAGCGGAACATTCGTGAACACGGTCTTCCAAAACAAACTGCTCTCCGGTAACGGTGTCATTGAGGTCGGCGGAATCACCAATCCTTGCTCCCTCACCTTCCAGAGCTGCGGGTTCAACAACTACAACCCTTCGATCCCTCCAGTCAAGTTCTGGGGTGTTGGTAGCGGTGGAGCGTGGAATGCCAGCTTTACTTCTTGCACCTTCACAGGGCAGGCACCACATGCACTTCGAACGGAGACTGGAGCAAACGGTACTTACCACTTCACTGGAAACACCTACAATGGCTCTCCTGTGACCGCCACCAATACGAGTAACGGCGGTGCTCCAGGGTCAACGTTCGTCTTCCATTGATCTGAAATACTTACGAAAAAACGAGCGGCTGGATATTTCCAGCCGCTCGAATCGTTTTGTCTCGATATTCCTTAAGGAATGTCGCTCTCGCCGAAGTTGGCGACCACGATATCGAAGTCAGTCGAGCCGACCTCACCATCGCCATCAACATCGCCGACGCCAGAGTTGCCAAAGTTAGCTACCAGAGCATCGAAGTCAGTCGAGCCGATTTCTCCATCGCTGTTCACGTCGCCGTTGACCATCGCGATCGAGACGCCGCTCACGCCGAGCGAAGTCAGATTCAACGAACCAGCAGGGCCGCGTCGCAAGAACGTGCCGCCACTGAGAGCGAGGTCGTAGTTACCGCGCAGAGTGG
This genomic window contains:
- a CDS encoding mannose-1-phosphate guanylyltransferase yields the protein MSFRRIAIIMAGGSGERFWPVSRREHPKQLLKLADPDKSLLQQTIDRISGLVRSEDIYIATAPHLAKPIKDAMPNLGEDQILAEPHKRNTGGCLVWVAANLLAKGADPDSTSMAILAADHRVTPDTEFCRTVDAALITAETSGGLVTVGIPPTRPETGYGYIEQSDSPPAMPREVPVFSVSRFREKPDIESAKQFVASGKFFWNSGTFYWTLRAFLTNLEKHSPELYAGIHSIADALHGGDIAAADQLFASLPNLSIDYALMEKAESVYVARATFEWDDVGAWDAVERAMPLDESKNVSIGENLLIDTSGSIVLNYSGKAVTCAVGLEDITIVVTDDAIMVCPKHKVQDVKKIVEKLKETRPNLT
- a CDS encoding acetylxylan esterase, whose translation is MTEFQPYVPDDFDEFWAEILAEAHGVPLYFRRERAPEHDTSTHLVDRISFRGGQELMLEGWIAYPEGARRSPAFVWVPPYGRESLLPNEYGTREGLVSLSLNLHGLGAFHQEKYVVHRGYFGQGALEPGTWIFRTLIQHVLVALRILQAQSEADEDRIAVSGMSQGAGLSLWAGAFSPIVRCVCADMPFLGAMRFALSRNAYRYPLKELVDVMDDAPLGRERVMHTLSYYDTMNVATRVKVPALVSYGLKDPACRPEAVKAIFDAIPGDAKRLVEYPGGHDWDREMVGHNRAFMLENMG
- a CDS encoding NIL domain-containing protein; translated protein: MTTVDIQLTARGEQVTQPWLCRLCREFDVEVNLVKASIEPDFGWVHLQLTGPVEMIQRATAWLMTTGLHVDALQRSVGVPK
- a CDS encoding carboxypeptidase regulatory-like domain-containing protein, yielding MKLFSIFRSGGLMALLVFVGLICTFLAYGVTTEIPTGGVIGTVTMKENGKVLPNVGVILRPVVKDPEQEAQSKVHFMRTDATGKFAFRNVPAGVYSVEVSATAHTLDEKKIVVNEGKTQTLNLALDPIEPYLTIYTSQKVFTPKEDPNIQIHGFVKEKSLKVKLYSVPIETILKTRNWYELFRPYNNVNSFAELEKNLPNAKAVQEFDWKIEPNDAEGTFKKTLATPKLAPGIYWMRLESGKAQRSTFLMVSEIGMVAKVAKGKLDAFVSNIVTGEPIPGAKLTYSFGESATEIATSDSTGQAKADVKIPGVEQSIDSAVIAEYKGSHAIITFSDYGYRPDGAKILIYTDRPVYRPGDEVQFKAIVREPNGYRYKLPAATNAQVRVLDYTDRVLEEFTAPINNFGTLNGKFNLPKYSTQSVTIEVTIGDAAERQWVNIQSYRKPEFKITVEPKKGYFIRGDVAQFTVKCEYFFGGPVVGAKIDATFFKSPLWSWVDPDTGEEESSGGYGEDYLGDQSTVTDQNGEATVTFNTADIKFSQWDDIDQELSVQISGSEGDDRYFDGQGSVKLVRGDYNLVIDQESYVVRPGEDANFEVTLSSNDPKSTESWAGKQIEVESGFEIWNGKDSSFHPESKQVVTVDKDGKAKFTFKPGGTGDYRVKARISDSRGNLIQSSAWVWCWAQGQSWESPSSNLTLLLDKKTYKPGDDAKVLVRSGQKSGSVWVTVETDRVTLTKVVKLSEGIGEFTFPVTDDLKPNAFVTVSSIYEKKFTDARRKLKIDRSDESINIAIKPSKAKLQPGETVKYDLTTTDINGNPVSADLSLSIVDEAIYAIASDTLNLMDEFYPERYSQVGTYNSFPEVYLDGGDKAESKMSGEARIRTDFRDTAGWFASIQTDSSGRATVDLKLPDNLTSWRATAVGLTSDTKVGKSAFNVTVAKDLMVRFSAPQYFTQGDKAIVTANVNSSTDAAQDVEVKLQAEGCNVIGESTKKVTVSPNGSQQVQFEIECKQFGSASFLVQAKSAQHQDGLRVSVPIKVHGRVKPMALVGKATSDTSLEISRGDLAEGNFSIRISPSYRSLLDASITRLMDYPFGCAEQTLNKFLGPAEYMQTMQTLGTPLSSEMRENIAQSTEKGLQRLYTMQSSYGGWAWYQNGEPDKHITAIVLEGLGRMRQLGFAVDGVILDNGRAWAVRTLSAKPAKNEYMIDRYMLAAAVLTLGPDATAEASLPARWKPEHPTYLVAAALRGYVAIGNTAKATAASEELWRRAQVRETVIRWPSTLGSYDSASTILALLQYGVSAEQFEKMMQGLSETQYGGMWSSTLDSGLAVRAMCASLAKFPEQPITEPVEVLVNGKSRGTLKPGDSVFAYTNEMDELKPGKNTVELKVASGVVRYAITWSDTKFENKLEAIPAQGITVNRTFHALTTERSNDGSLSLVPTKSPSTQFTPGQPVRCIAKVNSKKALSYAMVLIPLPAGLKSAERLDIEDWTYWFDMVDVFDDRIAIYVRDIPKGETTFDFNLRAETQGSTKCLPAQVFEMYSPEMSASSSGATIEVRK